A single region of the Streptomyces sp. ITFR-16 genome encodes:
- a CDS encoding glycosyl hydrolase: MSHSPLRFGANYTPSQGWFHHWLDFDLDAVRADLDSIAGLGLDHIRVFPLWPLFQPNRTLIRPRAVEQLVQLADAAAERGLDVSVDGLQGHLSSFDFLPAWTGTWHRRNLFTDPDVLAGQAAYLRTLAAALADRPHFIGMTLGNEINQFSGDPHPDPDRITPEQADSWLTRMLAACEEGAPGKLHLHAEYDAAWYQDDHAFTPAQAARTGAVTAVHSWVFNGTAQRHGRTGTATEHHAAYLIELSKAWALDPHRPVWLQEVGAPAPLIPAEHAAAFTEATVANALDCEDVWGVTWWCSHDVSRSLADFPELEYSLGLLTNDRQVKPAGRAIARIVEEQRGRTCRPAPRTTAVVVDAGDELTAPRRSVCAPGGAVFEAFARLTADGVRPTAVLASRAGDREHLAARGITEVVAPDQVR; the protein is encoded by the coding sequence ATGAGCCACTCCCCGCTGCGCTTCGGCGCCAACTACACCCCCAGCCAGGGCTGGTTCCACCACTGGCTGGACTTCGACCTCGACGCCGTGCGCGCCGACCTGGACTCCATCGCCGGCCTCGGCCTCGACCACATCCGGGTCTTCCCGCTCTGGCCGCTCTTCCAGCCCAACCGCACCCTGATCCGCCCGCGCGCCGTCGAGCAGCTCGTCCAGCTCGCCGACGCCGCCGCCGAACGCGGCCTCGACGTCAGCGTGGACGGGCTCCAGGGCCATCTGTCGAGCTTCGACTTCCTGCCCGCCTGGACCGGCACCTGGCACCGGCGCAACCTCTTCACCGACCCCGATGTGCTCGCCGGGCAGGCCGCCTACCTGCGCACCCTGGCCGCCGCCCTCGCCGACCGGCCGCACTTCATCGGGATGACCCTCGGCAACGAGATCAACCAGTTCTCCGGCGACCCGCACCCCGACCCGGACCGCATCACCCCCGAGCAGGCGGACAGCTGGCTGACCCGGATGCTCGCCGCCTGCGAGGAGGGGGCGCCCGGGAAGCTCCACCTGCACGCGGAGTACGACGCCGCCTGGTACCAGGACGACCACGCCTTCACCCCCGCGCAGGCGGCCCGCACCGGCGCCGTCACCGCCGTGCACTCCTGGGTCTTCAACGGCACCGCCCAGCGCCACGGCCGCACCGGCACGGCCACCGAGCACCACGCCGCCTATCTCATCGAGCTCTCCAAGGCCTGGGCCCTCGATCCGCACCGGCCGGTGTGGCTCCAGGAGGTCGGCGCGCCGGCCCCGCTGATCCCCGCCGAGCACGCCGCCGCGTTCACCGAGGCGACCGTGGCGAACGCGCTGGACTGCGAGGACGTCTGGGGCGTCACCTGGTGGTGCTCCCACGACGTGTCCCGCTCGCTGGCCGACTTCCCCGAACTCGAATACAGCCTCGGCCTGTTGACCAACGACCGGCAGGTCAAGCCGGCCGGCCGGGCCATCGCCCGCATCGTCGAGGAACAGCGCGGCAGGACCTGCCGCCCGGCCCCCCGCACCACGGCCGTCGTCGTGGACGCCGGGGACGAGCTGACCGCCCCGCGCCGCTCGGTCTGCGCGCCCGGCGGAGCCGTCTTCGAGGCGTTCGCCCGGCTCACCGCCGACGGGGTCCGCCCCACCGCCGTCCTCGCGAGCAGGGCCGGCGACCGGGAGCACCTGGCCGCGCGCGGCATCACCGAGGTCGTCGCACCCGACCAGGTCCGATGA
- a CDS encoding glycoside hydrolase family 38 C-terminal domain-containing protein: MHDDRSLVEARLKRVLDERIRPAVYPESVPLDVAVWNAPGEPVPVAEGLAGATEPIAVGDRWGAPWGTCWFRVSGTVPEAWAGRTVEALLDLGFDENMPGFQCEGLVYRPDGTPVKGLNPRNQWVRVAAPAAGGEEVLLHIEAASNPVILDYHPFLPTRLGDKETAGSEPQYVLARMDLAVFDENVWNLVQDLEVLGELMQELPVEGARRWDILRAVGRALDAVDLQDVGGTAAAAREQLAEVLATPAQPSAHRISAVGHAHIDSAWLWPLRETVRKVARTTSNMTALLEDEPDFVFAMSQAQQFAWIKEHRPEVYAKVKKAVAEGRFVPSGGMWVESDTNMPGSEAMARQFVHGKRFFLDEFGIENDEAWLPDTFGFAAGLPQIIKAAGSKWLLTQKISWSQTNKFPHHTFQWEGIDGTRIFTHFPPVDTYNCSMKGSEIAHAAKNFKDKGVAQHSLAPTGWGDGGGGTTREMIAKAARMRSLEGSATVIWETPTDFFTKAEAEYPNAPVWVGELYLELHRATLTSQAKTKQGNRRSEHLLREAELWAATAAVRTGFIYPYEQLDRIWKTVLLHQFHDILPGSSIAWVHREAEKTYAAVAEELNGIVDAAQRALAGDPGAGRVLAFNSAPHARAGVGAGAAAAVTVLGGESPAPREGGGYVLDNGLLRVEIDGRGLVVSAYDIGAERETVAPGQAANLLQIHPDFPNMWDAWDVDAFYRNTVTDLTDLDELTAVEGEGAATVRIVRSFGDSKVTQLLTLAPGAKRLDIDTEVDWHETEKFLKAAFPLDVHAERYASETQFGHFYRATHTNTSWEAAKFEACNHRFVHLEEPGWGVALVNDSTYGHDVTRTVRDSDAGTTTTVRVSLLRAPRFPDPETDQGVHRFRHALVPGAAIGDAVREGFRVNLPERRVTGEREVAPLVSLDNDAVVVSAVKLADDASGDLVVRLYESTGGRARVLLSTGFPAGAVVACDLLERPLADAPAPERDGEGVRLALRPFELVTLRIARA; this comes from the coding sequence ATGCACGACGACCGCAGCCTGGTCGAAGCCCGCCTCAAGCGCGTCCTCGACGAGCGCATCCGGCCCGCCGTATACCCGGAGTCCGTCCCGCTGGACGTCGCCGTCTGGAACGCGCCGGGCGAGCCCGTCCCGGTAGCCGAGGGGCTGGCCGGCGCCACCGAGCCGATCGCGGTCGGCGACCGGTGGGGCGCTCCGTGGGGCACCTGCTGGTTCCGGGTCTCCGGTACGGTCCCGGAGGCCTGGGCGGGCCGGACCGTCGAAGCGCTCCTGGACCTGGGCTTCGACGAGAACATGCCGGGCTTCCAGTGCGAGGGCCTGGTCTACCGCCCGGACGGCACCCCGGTGAAGGGGCTCAACCCGCGCAACCAGTGGGTGCGGGTGGCCGCCCCCGCCGCCGGCGGCGAGGAGGTGCTGCTGCACATCGAGGCTGCGTCCAACCCGGTGATCCTCGACTACCACCCCTTCCTGCCGACCCGGCTGGGTGACAAGGAGACGGCGGGCAGCGAGCCGCAGTACGTCCTGGCCCGGATGGACCTCGCGGTCTTCGACGAGAACGTGTGGAACCTCGTCCAGGACCTGGAGGTGCTGGGCGAGCTGATGCAGGAGCTGCCCGTCGAGGGGGCCAGGCGCTGGGACATCCTGCGGGCGGTCGGCCGCGCGCTGGACGCGGTGGACCTCCAGGACGTGGGCGGCACCGCTGCCGCCGCCCGGGAGCAGCTGGCCGAGGTCCTCGCGACTCCGGCGCAGCCCTCCGCGCACCGCATCAGCGCGGTGGGCCACGCGCACATCGACTCGGCCTGGCTGTGGCCGCTGCGCGAGACGGTCCGCAAGGTCGCCCGTACGACGTCCAACATGACCGCCCTCCTGGAGGACGAGCCGGACTTCGTCTTCGCGATGTCGCAGGCCCAGCAGTTCGCCTGGATCAAGGAGCACCGCCCCGAGGTCTACGCGAAGGTCAAGAAGGCCGTGGCGGAGGGACGGTTCGTGCCGTCCGGCGGGATGTGGGTCGAGTCCGACACGAACATGCCGGGCTCCGAGGCGATGGCCCGTCAGTTCGTGCACGGCAAGCGCTTCTTCCTCGACGAGTTCGGCATCGAGAACGACGAGGCGTGGCTGCCCGACACCTTCGGCTTCGCCGCCGGTCTGCCGCAGATCATCAAGGCGGCGGGCTCCAAGTGGCTGCTCACGCAGAAGATCTCGTGGAGCCAGACCAACAAGTTCCCGCACCACACCTTCCAGTGGGAGGGCATCGACGGCACCCGGATCTTCACGCACTTCCCGCCCGTCGACACCTACAACTGCTCGATGAAGGGCAGCGAGATCGCCCACGCGGCGAAGAACTTCAAGGACAAGGGCGTCGCCCAGCACTCCCTGGCACCGACCGGCTGGGGCGACGGGGGCGGCGGCACCACCCGCGAGATGATCGCCAAGGCCGCCAGGATGCGCAGCCTCGAAGGCTCCGCGACGGTCATCTGGGAGACCCCCACCGACTTCTTCACCAAGGCGGAGGCGGAGTACCCCAACGCCCCGGTCTGGGTCGGCGAGCTCTACCTGGAGCTGCACCGCGCGACGCTCACCAGCCAGGCGAAGACCAAGCAGGGCAACCGCCGCAGCGAGCACCTGCTGCGCGAGGCCGAGCTGTGGGCCGCCACCGCCGCCGTACGGACCGGCTTCATCTACCCGTACGAGCAGCTGGACCGGATCTGGAAGACGGTGCTGCTGCACCAGTTCCACGACATCCTGCCCGGCTCCTCGATCGCCTGGGTGCACCGCGAGGCCGAGAAGACGTACGCGGCCGTCGCCGAGGAGCTGAACGGCATCGTCGACGCCGCGCAGCGCGCCCTGGCCGGTGACCCCGGCGCCGGACGCGTCCTCGCCTTCAACTCCGCCCCGCACGCCCGGGCCGGCGTCGGCGCGGGCGCGGCGGCGGCCGTCACCGTCCTCGGCGGCGAGAGCCCGGCCCCGCGCGAGGGCGGCGGCTATGTGCTGGACAACGGGCTGCTCCGGGTGGAGATCGACGGCCGGGGGCTGGTCGTCTCCGCGTACGACATCGGCGCCGAGCGCGAGACGGTGGCCCCGGGGCAGGCCGCCAACCTGCTCCAGATCCACCCCGACTTCCCGAACATGTGGGACGCCTGGGACGTCGACGCGTTCTACCGCAACACCGTCACCGACCTGACGGACCTCGACGAGCTGACCGCCGTCGAGGGCGAGGGCGCCGCCACCGTGCGGATCGTCCGCAGCTTCGGCGACTCGAAGGTCACCCAGCTGCTGACCCTCGCCCCCGGGGCCAAGCGGCTCGACATCGACACCGAGGTCGACTGGCACGAGACGGAGAAGTTCCTCAAGGCGGCGTTCCCGCTGGACGTGCACGCCGAGCGGTACGCCTCCGAGACGCAGTTCGGGCACTTCTACCGGGCCACCCACACCAACACCAGCTGGGAGGCCGCCAAGTTCGAGGCCTGCAACCACCGCTTCGTCCACCTGGAGGAGCCGGGCTGGGGCGTGGCGCTGGTCAACGACTCGACGTACGGGCACGACGTGACCCGCACCGTCCGGGACTCCGACGCGGGCACGACCACCACCGTGCGGGTCTCCCTGCTGCGCGCCCCGCGCTTCCCCGACCCGGAGACCGACCAGGGTGTGCACCGCTTCCGGCACGCGCTCGTGCCCGGGGCGGCGATCGGCGACGCGGTCCGCGAGGGCTTCCGCGTCAACCTGCCGGAGCGCCGGGTGACCGGCGAGCGCGAGGTGGCCCCGCTGGTGTCCCTCGACAACGACGCGGTCGTGGTGAGCGCGGTCAAGCTGGCGGACGACGCGAGCGGCGACCTGGTGGTGCGCCTCTACGAGTCCACGGGCGGCCGGGCGAGGGTCCTGCTGTCCACCGGCTTCCCGGCCGGTGCGGTGGTGGCGTGCGACCTGCTGGAGCGGCCGCTGGCCGACGCGCCGGCGCCCGAGCGGGACGGCGAGGGCGTGCGGCTGGCGCTGCGTCCCTTCGAGCTGGTGACCCTGCGGATCGCCCGCGCCTGA
- a CDS encoding sugar ABC transporter permease produces the protein MTTSAPARTTGPGRRISRHLPLSPWLFAAPGLLVVGAFSLYPFFSTLVNAFTDRRTLQPGKFVGLANFRELLHDEMFWTGLRNSALYVLGVVPALVILPLLLAMLVQRHIPGIAFFRSAFYTPVVASIVVVGLIWVWMLDDRGLVNAVLEAVGIGKVGFLSDQWLLLGSAMTVTVWKGLGYYMIIYLAALANVPKELHEAAAVDGAGAIRRFFTVTVPAIRSTMVLVAALSSVSAFKVFSEVYLMAGPSGGPAGEDTTLVMLVQRVGTGLTGRVGYASAISVVIFVVTVGLMLLVLRADRKEDA, from the coding sequence GTGACCACCTCAGCCCCCGCCCGCACCACCGGACCCGGCCGCCGGATCAGCCGCCATCTGCCGCTCAGCCCCTGGCTGTTCGCGGCGCCGGGGCTGCTGGTGGTCGGTGCCTTCAGCCTCTACCCGTTCTTCAGCACGCTGGTCAACGCCTTCACCGACCGGCGGACCCTGCAGCCGGGGAAGTTCGTCGGCCTCGCGAACTTCCGGGAGCTGCTGCACGACGAGATGTTCTGGACCGGGCTGCGCAACAGCGCGCTGTACGTCCTCGGCGTCGTCCCGGCCCTCGTCATCCTGCCGCTGCTGCTTGCGATGCTGGTCCAGCGGCACATCCCCGGCATCGCCTTCTTCCGCTCGGCCTTCTACACCCCGGTCGTCGCCTCCATCGTCGTCGTCGGACTCATCTGGGTCTGGATGCTCGACGACCGGGGACTGGTCAACGCGGTGCTGGAGGCGGTGGGGATCGGCAAGGTCGGCTTCCTCAGCGACCAGTGGCTGCTGCTGGGCAGCGCGATGACGGTCACGGTCTGGAAGGGCCTCGGCTACTACATGATCATCTACCTGGCCGCGCTGGCGAACGTACCGAAGGAACTGCACGAGGCGGCCGCCGTGGACGGGGCCGGAGCGATACGCCGCTTCTTCACCGTCACCGTCCCCGCCATCCGCTCCACCATGGTGCTGGTCGCCGCGCTCTCCTCGGTCTCCGCCTTCAAGGTCTTCTCCGAGGTCTATCTGATGGCCGGGCCCTCCGGCGGCCCGGCCGGCGAGGACACCACCCTGGTGATGCTCGTCCAGCGGGTCGGCACCGGACTGACCGGACGGGTCGGCTACGCCTCCGCCATCTCGGTCGTCATCTTCGTGGTCACCGTCGGCCTGATGCTGCTGGTGCTCCGCGCCGACCGCAAGGAGGACGCGTGA
- a CDS encoding endo-beta-N-acetylglucosaminidase, translating to MNEPRHRPAAPTRRTVVLAGAGTAAALLAPVSAATAQAAPAAPSAPAGLQPYASYWFPDSLPSGTPGDGITWRSLKSWRPEDDPDLAFNTASVPLAGRFTPVPVNTTARTGQARISSLVAFGNTAGNPSQGSATADYYALNHWAYIDELVFWGGSAGEGLILAPNAPVVDAAHRNGVPVLGTVFLPPVHHGGDLRWTRDLVQRDAAGRFPLAAKLVEAAVAHGFDGWFLNAETEGGDAALGAEMLAFVTDLRRRGKAAGLRVTWYDAMTVRGQVGWQGALNAENTALFEEADSMFVDFRWTPETLAASGNSAEAVGRSRYDLWAGVDVESTGWNRAVDWDAIIPADRPHTVSYGFYRPEWTRGHLPEDRTPAQFHAADQRFWTGQSLDPARPDRNDGWRAPATAVADRSTVDRLPFATTFNTGHGLRWYEEGRVTSDTEWNHLGLQDRLPGRRWVVRTEGRVPSVAFDFADAWRGGSSLLVDGELDAPATVELYGTRLPLSRRTVVELTHRTDPGSGPVTVELAVALREPDRPGDPVAYTYLPAGELRSGGTGWTTSVVRPRALSGTVRALGVRLTAAGPVRWRLGALAVRDGAETPAAPSGLRVTGAATGPDGTGLRFSWRRAAGRPRHYELHRILPDGTRRFLGGTASTAFHVPGLRGEPGEKAARFQVRAVGELYTTSGAASTAHRW from the coding sequence ATGAACGAGCCCCGGCACCGCCCGGCAGCCCCCACCCGTCGCACCGTGGTCCTCGCGGGCGCCGGCACCGCCGCCGCCCTCCTGGCCCCGGTCTCCGCCGCGACCGCCCAGGCCGCCCCCGCCGCCCCGTCCGCACCGGCCGGCCTCCAGCCGTACGCCTCCTACTGGTTCCCCGACTCGCTGCCGTCCGGCACCCCCGGTGACGGCATCACCTGGCGCAGCCTGAAGTCCTGGCGCCCCGAGGACGACCCCGACCTGGCGTTCAACACCGCGTCCGTGCCGCTCGCCGGCCGCTTCACCCCGGTCCCGGTGAACACCACGGCCCGCACCGGCCAGGCACGCATCTCCTCCCTGGTGGCGTTCGGGAACACCGCGGGCAACCCCTCCCAGGGCTCCGCGACCGCCGACTACTACGCCCTGAACCACTGGGCCTACATCGACGAACTCGTCTTCTGGGGCGGCTCGGCGGGCGAGGGCCTGATCCTCGCGCCCAACGCCCCGGTCGTGGACGCGGCCCACCGCAACGGCGTGCCCGTCCTCGGCACGGTGTTCCTGCCGCCCGTCCACCACGGCGGCGATCTGCGGTGGACGCGCGACCTCGTGCAGCGCGACGCGGCCGGGCGCTTCCCGCTCGCCGCGAAGCTCGTGGAGGCGGCCGTCGCGCACGGCTTCGACGGCTGGTTCCTCAACGCCGAGACCGAGGGCGGGGACGCCGCGCTCGGCGCCGAGATGCTCGCCTTCGTCACGGACCTGCGCAGGCGCGGCAAGGCCGCCGGCCTGCGCGTCACCTGGTACGACGCGATGACCGTGCGCGGACAGGTCGGCTGGCAGGGCGCCCTGAACGCCGAGAACACGGCGCTGTTCGAGGAGGCGGACTCGATGTTCGTCGACTTCCGCTGGACCCCGGAGACCCTCGCCGCCTCCGGGAACAGCGCCGAGGCCGTCGGCCGCAGCCGCTACGACCTGTGGGCGGGCGTCGACGTCGAGTCCACCGGCTGGAACCGGGCCGTCGACTGGGACGCGATCATCCCCGCCGACCGCCCGCACACCGTCAGCTACGGCTTCTACCGGCCGGAGTGGACCCGCGGCCACCTACCCGAGGACCGCACCCCGGCCCAGTTCCACGCCGCCGACCAGCGGTTCTGGACCGGCCAGTCCCTGGACCCGGCCCGCCCGGACCGGAACGACGGCTGGCGTGCCCCCGCCACCGCGGTGGCCGACCGCTCGACCGTGGACCGGCTGCCGTTCGCCACCACCTTCAACACCGGCCACGGCCTGCGCTGGTACGAGGAGGGCCGGGTCACCTCGGACACCGAGTGGAACCACCTCGGCCTCCAGGACCGGCTGCCGGGCCGCCGCTGGGTCGTCCGTACCGAGGGCCGTGTCCCGTCCGTCGCCTTCGACTTCGCCGACGCCTGGCGCGGCGGCAGCAGCCTGCTGGTCGACGGGGAACTCGACGCCCCGGCCACCGTCGAGCTGTACGGCACCCGGCTGCCGCTGTCCCGGCGCACGGTCGTCGAGCTGACCCACCGCACCGACCCCGGATCGGGCCCGGTCACCGTCGAACTCGCCGTCGCGCTGCGCGAGCCGGACCGGCCGGGCGACCCGGTCGCGTACACGTATCTCCCGGCGGGCGAGCTGCGGTCCGGCGGTACCGGCTGGACCACCTCGGTCGTGCGGCCGCGCGCCCTGTCCGGGACCGTCCGCGCGCTGGGGGTACGGCTCACGGCGGCCGGGCCCGTGCGCTGGCGGCTCGGCGCGCTCGCCGTGCGCGACGGGGCCGAGACCCCCGCCGCACCGTCCGGGCTGCGCGTCACCGGCGCGGCCACCGGGCCCGACGGCACCGGGCTGCGTTTCTCCTGGCGGCGAGCGGCGGGCCGGCCGCGCCACTACGAGCTGCACCGGATCCTCCCCGACGGCACCCGCCGCTTCCTCGGCGGCACCGCGTCCACGGCCTTCCATGTGCCGGGCCTGCGCGGGGAACCGGGCGAGAAAGCGGCTCGTTTCCAGGTCAGGGCCGTCGGAGAGCTCTATACGACATCGGGCGCCGCCTCCACCGCGCACCGCTGGTAA
- a CDS encoding cold-shock protein: protein MATGTVKWFNAEKGFGFIEQDGGGADVFAHYSNIAASGFRELQEGQKVNFDVTQGQKGPQAENITPA, encoded by the coding sequence ATGGCTACTGGCACCGTCAAGTGGTTCAACGCGGAAAAGGGCTTCGGCTTCATCGAGCAGGACGGCGGCGGCGCTGACGTCTTCGCCCACTACTCGAACATCGCCGCCAGCGGCTTCCGTGAGCTGCAGGAGGGCCAGAAGGTGAACTTCGACGTCACGCAGGGCCAGAAGGGCCCGCAGGCGGAGAACATCACCCCCGCGTGA
- a CDS encoding sugar ABC transporter substrate-binding protein yields the protein MRISRRAVATAAVLATVLPLSACGGGSDASSSDASGKVEGKITFQTWNLQANFKDYFNGVIADFEKKYPGTEVKWVDRPGEGYADKISADAAGGTLPDVVNVSPDLVAPLAKAGLALDLDKAAPQYRKEYLDGAWKSHQIPGTEGTFAFPWYLNTGPMFYNKRLFKDAGLDPEKPPTTYDQVFADGLRLAGKSNGKVATLANVPTIEDFGRYGGQLMNKEGTGFAFNDAKGVELLTHYKELYDAKALDAQALTATPESSGHKFLTESVAMNPGSALDLANFKKQAPTLYKNIGITDQVSSTGKANMYVMGVMVNAQTKRKPAAVAFAHYVTDATRQMEFAKQVAIFPSTAGSLDDPYFTKEDGTDETRVRVAAAKSLKTAVNYTPVLFSEQMKTELRNQIAKALQGKQSPKEALDNAVKACDRLLQQS from the coding sequence GTGCGCATCTCCCGCAGGGCAGTCGCCACTGCCGCCGTCCTCGCCACTGTCCTGCCGTTGAGTGCCTGCGGCGGAGGGTCGGACGCGAGCTCGTCCGACGCCTCCGGCAAGGTCGAAGGCAAGATCACCTTCCAGACCTGGAACCTTCAGGCGAACTTCAAGGACTACTTCAACGGCGTGATCGCGGACTTCGAGAAGAAGTACCCCGGCACCGAGGTCAAGTGGGTCGACCGGCCCGGCGAGGGCTACGCGGACAAGATCAGCGCGGACGCGGCCGGCGGCACGCTCCCGGACGTCGTCAACGTCTCGCCCGACCTGGTGGCCCCGCTCGCCAAGGCGGGTCTCGCGCTCGACCTCGACAAGGCGGCCCCGCAGTACCGCAAGGAGTATCTGGACGGCGCCTGGAAGAGCCATCAGATACCGGGCACCGAGGGCACGTTCGCCTTCCCCTGGTACCTCAACACCGGGCCGATGTTCTACAACAAGCGCCTGTTCAAGGACGCCGGACTCGACCCGGAGAAGCCGCCGACCACCTACGACCAGGTCTTCGCGGACGGTCTGAGGCTGGCCGGGAAGAGCAACGGCAAGGTCGCCACCCTGGCCAACGTGCCCACCATCGAGGACTTCGGCCGCTACGGCGGACAGCTGATGAACAAGGAGGGCACGGGCTTCGCCTTCAACGACGCCAAGGGCGTCGAACTCCTCACGCACTACAAGGAGTTGTACGACGCCAAGGCGCTCGACGCACAGGCACTGACCGCGACCCCGGAGTCCTCCGGCCACAAGTTCCTCACCGAGTCCGTGGCGATGAACCCGGGCAGCGCGCTGGACCTGGCCAACTTCAAGAAGCAGGCCCCGACCCTCTACAAGAACATCGGGATCACCGACCAGGTCAGCAGCACCGGCAAGGCCAACATGTACGTCATGGGCGTCATGGTCAACGCGCAGACCAAGCGGAAGCCCGCCGCCGTGGCCTTCGCGCACTACGTCACCGACGCGACCCGGCAGATGGAGTTCGCCAAGCAGGTCGCCATCTTCCCGAGCACCGCCGGCTCGCTCGACGACCCGTACTTCACCAAGGAGGACGGCACGGACGAGACCCGGGTCCGGGTCGCCGCCGCCAAGTCCCTGAAGACGGCGGTCAATTACACGCCGGTGCTGTTCAGCGAGCAGATGAAGACCGAGCTGCGGAACCAGATCGCCAAGGCGCTGCAAGGAAAGCAGAGCCCCAAGGAAGCTCTTGACAACGCTGTCAAGGCGTGCGACCGGCTCCTCCAGCAGAGCTGA
- a CDS encoding carbohydrate ABC transporter permease translates to MSFLKTTDAEGRRIPLWQLVLRYVLLLAVLALTVGPFLWQLSTSLKGPNEDIFSSPPKFFPSDPTLDNYSRVADTIPVWDYALNSLKVASANVVTNCVGSALAGYALARLRYRGRRAATLAFILAMLVPVEGIIIAQFTTMRDLGLNNTLLGVLLPGSIGAMNVLLMRNAFLNLPQEVEEAAFVDGANVWQRFLRIALPSVKGTLAVVAIFAFMGSWDDFLWPLIVLSDPENFTLTIGLNYLHGTFANDERLVAAGTIIAVLPLIALFAGLQRFFFRGVGEGAVKG, encoded by the coding sequence GTGAGCTTCCTGAAGACCACCGACGCCGAGGGCCGCCGCATCCCGCTCTGGCAGCTCGTCCTGCGCTACGTCCTGCTGCTCGCCGTCCTGGCGCTGACCGTCGGGCCGTTCCTGTGGCAGCTCTCGACCTCGCTGAAGGGCCCCAACGAGGACATCTTCAGCTCACCGCCGAAGTTCTTCCCCAGCGACCCGACCCTGGACAACTACAGCAGGGTCGCCGACACCATCCCGGTGTGGGACTACGCGCTGAATTCCCTCAAGGTCGCCTCCGCCAACGTGGTCACCAACTGCGTCGGCTCCGCGCTGGCGGGCTACGCGCTCGCCCGGCTCCGCTACCGGGGGCGCAGGGCCGCCACGCTGGCGTTCATCCTCGCCATGCTCGTCCCCGTCGAGGGCATCATCATCGCCCAGTTCACCACCATGCGTGACCTGGGCCTGAACAACACCCTGCTCGGGGTGCTGCTGCCCGGCTCGATCGGCGCGATGAACGTCCTGCTGATGCGCAACGCCTTCCTGAACCTCCCGCAGGAAGTGGAGGAAGCGGCGTTCGTGGACGGGGCCAACGTCTGGCAGCGGTTCCTGCGGATCGCGCTGCCCTCGGTCAAGGGCACCCTCGCCGTCGTCGCGATCTTCGCCTTCATGGGCTCGTGGGACGACTTCCTGTGGCCGCTCATCGTCCTCAGCGACCCGGAGAACTTCACTCTCACCATCGGCCTGAACTATCTGCACGGCACCTTCGCCAACGACGAACGGCTCGTCGCGGCGGGCACGATCATCGCCGTGCTCCCGCTGATCGCGCTCTTCGCCGGTCTGCAGCGCTTCTTCTTCCGGGGTGTCGGCGAAGGCGCCGTCAAGGGCTGA